In Bubalus kerabau isolate K-KA32 ecotype Philippines breed swamp buffalo chromosome 4, PCC_UOA_SB_1v2, whole genome shotgun sequence, one DNA window encodes the following:
- the CA4 gene encoding carbonic anhydrase 4 isoform X5, which yields MGRQASHWCYQIQVKPSNYTCLEPDEWEGSCQNNRQSPVNIVTAKTQLDRNLERFSFSGYDMKHQWVVQNNGHTVMVLLEDKPWIAGGGLSTRYRAKQLHLHWSKAMDRGSEHSFDGERFAMEMHIVHEKEKGLSRNASENQFAEDEIAVLAFMVEDGSKNVNFQPLVEALSDIPRPNMNTTMKGGVSLFDLLPEEESLRHYFRYLGSLTTPTCDEKVVWTVFQKPIQLHRDQILAFSQKLFYDDEQKVNMTDNVRPVQSLGQRQIFRSGAPGLLLAQPLPTLLAPTLACLTVGFLR from the exons ATGGGAAGGCAAG cGTCTCACTGGTGCTACCAGATTCAAGTCAAGCCCTCCAACTACACCTGCTTGG AGCCAGACGAGTGGGAAGGCAGCTGCCAGAACAACCGCCAGTCCCCCGTCAACATCGTCACAGCCAAGACTCAGCTGGACCGAAACCTGGAGCGCTTTTCCTTTTCTGGCTATGACATGAAGCACCAGTGGGTCGTGCAAAACAATGGGCATACAG TGATGGTGTTGCTGGAGGATAAGCCCTGGATCGCTGGAGGAGGACTGAGCACCCGGTACCGAGCCAAGCAGCTGCATCTGCATTGGTCCAAGGCGATGGATCGGGGCTCGGAGCACAGCTTTGACGGGGAGCGCTTTGCCATGGAG ATGCACATAGTGCACGAGAAAGAGAAGGGGCTATCCAGGAACGCGAGCGAAAACCAGTTCGCCGAAGATGAGATCGCGGTGCTGGCCTTCATGGTGGAG GACGGATCCAAGAATGTGAACTTCCAGCCCCTGGTGGAGGCGCTGTCTGACATCCCCAGACCCA ATATGAACACCACAATGAAAGGGGGCGTCAGCCTCTTCGACCTGCTCCCCGAGGAGGAGAGTCTGAGGCACTACTTCCGCTACCTGGGCTCGCTCACCACACCGACCTGCGACGAGAAGGTGGTCTGGACCGTGTTCCAGAAGCCAATACAGCTCCACAGGGACCAG ATCTTGGCCTTCTCCCAGAAGCTGTTCTATGACGACGAGCAGAAAGTGAATATGACGGACAACGTCAGGCCCGTGCAGAGCCTGGGCCAGCGCCAGATTTTCAGGTCCGGGgccccaggactgctgctggcCCAGCCGCTGCCCACCCTGTTGGCCCCCACGCTCGCCTGCTTGACGGTGGGCTTCCTCCGGTGA
- the CA4 gene encoding carbonic anhydrase 4 isoform X3 translates to MLLPGTSHWCYQIQVKPSNYTCLEPDEWEGSCQNNRQSPVNIVTAKTQLDRNLERFSFSGYDMKHQWVVQNNGHTVMVLLEDKPWIAGGGLSTRYRAKQLHLHWSKAMDRGSEHSFDGERFAMEMHIVHEKEKGLSRNASENQFAEDEIAVLAFMVEDGSKNVNFQPLVEALSDIPRPNMNTTMKGGVSLFDLLPEEESLRHYFRYLGSLTTPTCDEKVVWTVFQKPIQLHRDQILAFSQKLFYDDEQKVNMTDNVRPVQSLGQRQIFRSGAPGLLLAQPLPTLLAPTLACLTVGFLR, encoded by the exons cGTCTCACTGGTGCTACCAGATTCAAGTCAAGCCCTCCAACTACACCTGCTTGG AGCCAGACGAGTGGGAAGGCAGCTGCCAGAACAACCGCCAGTCCCCCGTCAACATCGTCACAGCCAAGACTCAGCTGGACCGAAACCTGGAGCGCTTTTCCTTTTCTGGCTATGACATGAAGCACCAGTGGGTCGTGCAAAACAATGGGCATACAG TGATGGTGTTGCTGGAGGATAAGCCCTGGATCGCTGGAGGAGGACTGAGCACCCGGTACCGAGCCAAGCAGCTGCATCTGCATTGGTCCAAGGCGATGGATCGGGGCTCGGAGCACAGCTTTGACGGGGAGCGCTTTGCCATGGAG ATGCACATAGTGCACGAGAAAGAGAAGGGGCTATCCAGGAACGCGAGCGAAAACCAGTTCGCCGAAGATGAGATCGCGGTGCTGGCCTTCATGGTGGAG GACGGATCCAAGAATGTGAACTTCCAGCCCCTGGTGGAGGCGCTGTCTGACATCCCCAGACCCA ATATGAACACCACAATGAAAGGGGGCGTCAGCCTCTTCGACCTGCTCCCCGAGGAGGAGAGTCTGAGGCACTACTTCCGCTACCTGGGCTCGCTCACCACACCGACCTGCGACGAGAAGGTGGTCTGGACCGTGTTCCAGAAGCCAATACAGCTCCACAGGGACCAG ATCTTGGCCTTCTCCCAGAAGCTGTTCTATGACGACGAGCAGAAAGTGAATATGACGGACAACGTCAGGCCCGTGCAGAGCCTGGGCCAGCGCCAGATTTTCAGGTCCGGGgccccaggactgctgctggcCCAGCCGCTGCCCACCCTGTTGGCCCCCACGCTCGCCTGCTTGACGGTGGGCTTCCTCCGGTGA
- the CA4 gene encoding carbonic anhydrase 4 isoform X2 translates to MRLLLALLVLAAAPPQARAASHWCYQIQVKPSNYTCLEPDEWEGSCQNNRQSPVNIVTAKTQLDRNLERFSFSGYDMKHQWVVQNNGHTVMVLLEDKPWIAGGGLSTRYRAKQLHLHWSKAMDRGSEHSFDGERFAMEMHIVHEKEKGLSRNASENQFAEDEIAVLAFMVEDGSKNVNFQPLVEALSDIPRPNMNTTMKGGVSLFDLLPEEESLRHYFRYLGSLTTPTCDEKVVWTVFQKPIQLHRDQILAFSQKLFYDDEQKVNMTDNVRPVQSLGQRQIFRSGAPGLLLAQPLPTLLAPTLACLTVGFLR, encoded by the exons cGTCTCACTGGTGCTACCAGATTCAAGTCAAGCCCTCCAACTACACCTGCTTGG AGCCAGACGAGTGGGAAGGCAGCTGCCAGAACAACCGCCAGTCCCCCGTCAACATCGTCACAGCCAAGACTCAGCTGGACCGAAACCTGGAGCGCTTTTCCTTTTCTGGCTATGACATGAAGCACCAGTGGGTCGTGCAAAACAATGGGCATACAG TGATGGTGTTGCTGGAGGATAAGCCCTGGATCGCTGGAGGAGGACTGAGCACCCGGTACCGAGCCAAGCAGCTGCATCTGCATTGGTCCAAGGCGATGGATCGGGGCTCGGAGCACAGCTTTGACGGGGAGCGCTTTGCCATGGAG ATGCACATAGTGCACGAGAAAGAGAAGGGGCTATCCAGGAACGCGAGCGAAAACCAGTTCGCCGAAGATGAGATCGCGGTGCTGGCCTTCATGGTGGAG GACGGATCCAAGAATGTGAACTTCCAGCCCCTGGTGGAGGCGCTGTCTGACATCCCCAGACCCA ATATGAACACCACAATGAAAGGGGGCGTCAGCCTCTTCGACCTGCTCCCCGAGGAGGAGAGTCTGAGGCACTACTTCCGCTACCTGGGCTCGCTCACCACACCGACCTGCGACGAGAAGGTGGTCTGGACCGTGTTCCAGAAGCCAATACAGCTCCACAGGGACCAG ATCTTGGCCTTCTCCCAGAAGCTGTTCTATGACGACGAGCAGAAAGTGAATATGACGGACAACGTCAGGCCCGTGCAGAGCCTGGGCCAGCGCCAGATTTTCAGGTCCGGGgccccaggactgctgctggcCCAGCCGCTGCCCACCCTGTTGGCCCCCACGCTCGCCTGCTTGACGGTGGGCTTCCTCCGGTGA
- the CA4 gene encoding carbonic anhydrase 4 isoform X4 produces the protein MHSIRASHWCYQIQVKPSNYTCLEPDEWEGSCQNNRQSPVNIVTAKTQLDRNLERFSFSGYDMKHQWVVQNNGHTVMVLLEDKPWIAGGGLSTRYRAKQLHLHWSKAMDRGSEHSFDGERFAMEMHIVHEKEKGLSRNASENQFAEDEIAVLAFMVEDGSKNVNFQPLVEALSDIPRPNMNTTMKGGVSLFDLLPEEESLRHYFRYLGSLTTPTCDEKVVWTVFQKPIQLHRDQILAFSQKLFYDDEQKVNMTDNVRPVQSLGQRQIFRSGAPGLLLAQPLPTLLAPTLACLTVGFLR, from the exons cGTCTCACTGGTGCTACCAGATTCAAGTCAAGCCCTCCAACTACACCTGCTTGG AGCCAGACGAGTGGGAAGGCAGCTGCCAGAACAACCGCCAGTCCCCCGTCAACATCGTCACAGCCAAGACTCAGCTGGACCGAAACCTGGAGCGCTTTTCCTTTTCTGGCTATGACATGAAGCACCAGTGGGTCGTGCAAAACAATGGGCATACAG TGATGGTGTTGCTGGAGGATAAGCCCTGGATCGCTGGAGGAGGACTGAGCACCCGGTACCGAGCCAAGCAGCTGCATCTGCATTGGTCCAAGGCGATGGATCGGGGCTCGGAGCACAGCTTTGACGGGGAGCGCTTTGCCATGGAG ATGCACATAGTGCACGAGAAAGAGAAGGGGCTATCCAGGAACGCGAGCGAAAACCAGTTCGCCGAAGATGAGATCGCGGTGCTGGCCTTCATGGTGGAG GACGGATCCAAGAATGTGAACTTCCAGCCCCTGGTGGAGGCGCTGTCTGACATCCCCAGACCCA ATATGAACACCACAATGAAAGGGGGCGTCAGCCTCTTCGACCTGCTCCCCGAGGAGGAGAGTCTGAGGCACTACTTCCGCTACCTGGGCTCGCTCACCACACCGACCTGCGACGAGAAGGTGGTCTGGACCGTGTTCCAGAAGCCAATACAGCTCCACAGGGACCAG ATCTTGGCCTTCTCCCAGAAGCTGTTCTATGACGACGAGCAGAAAGTGAATATGACGGACAACGTCAGGCCCGTGCAGAGCCTGGGCCAGCGCCAGATTTTCAGGTCCGGGgccccaggactgctgctggcCCAGCCGCTGCCCACCCTGTTGGCCCCCACGCTCGCCTGCTTGACGGTGGGCTTCCTCCGGTGA
- the CA4 gene encoding carbonic anhydrase 4 isoform X6, which translates to MALASHWCYQIQVKPSNYTCLEPDEWEGSCQNNRQSPVNIVTAKTQLDRNLERFSFSGYDMKHQWVVQNNGHTVMVLLEDKPWIAGGGLSTRYRAKQLHLHWSKAMDRGSEHSFDGERFAMEMHIVHEKEKGLSRNASENQFAEDEIAVLAFMVEDGSKNVNFQPLVEALSDIPRPNMNTTMKGGVSLFDLLPEEESLRHYFRYLGSLTTPTCDEKVVWTVFQKPIQLHRDQILAFSQKLFYDDEQKVNMTDNVRPVQSLGQRQIFRSGAPGLLLAQPLPTLLAPTLACLTVGFLR; encoded by the exons cGTCTCACTGGTGCTACCAGATTCAAGTCAAGCCCTCCAACTACACCTGCTTGG AGCCAGACGAGTGGGAAGGCAGCTGCCAGAACAACCGCCAGTCCCCCGTCAACATCGTCACAGCCAAGACTCAGCTGGACCGAAACCTGGAGCGCTTTTCCTTTTCTGGCTATGACATGAAGCACCAGTGGGTCGTGCAAAACAATGGGCATACAG TGATGGTGTTGCTGGAGGATAAGCCCTGGATCGCTGGAGGAGGACTGAGCACCCGGTACCGAGCCAAGCAGCTGCATCTGCATTGGTCCAAGGCGATGGATCGGGGCTCGGAGCACAGCTTTGACGGGGAGCGCTTTGCCATGGAG ATGCACATAGTGCACGAGAAAGAGAAGGGGCTATCCAGGAACGCGAGCGAAAACCAGTTCGCCGAAGATGAGATCGCGGTGCTGGCCTTCATGGTGGAG GACGGATCCAAGAATGTGAACTTCCAGCCCCTGGTGGAGGCGCTGTCTGACATCCCCAGACCCA ATATGAACACCACAATGAAAGGGGGCGTCAGCCTCTTCGACCTGCTCCCCGAGGAGGAGAGTCTGAGGCACTACTTCCGCTACCTGGGCTCGCTCACCACACCGACCTGCGACGAGAAGGTGGTCTGGACCGTGTTCCAGAAGCCAATACAGCTCCACAGGGACCAG ATCTTGGCCTTCTCCCAGAAGCTGTTCTATGACGACGAGCAGAAAGTGAATATGACGGACAACGTCAGGCCCGTGCAGAGCCTGGGCCAGCGCCAGATTTTCAGGTCCGGGgccccaggactgctgctggcCCAGCCGCTGCCCACCCTGTTGGCCCCCACGCTCGCCTGCTTGACGGTGGGCTTCCTCCGGTGA